One window from the genome of Papaver somniferum cultivar HN1 unplaced genomic scaffold, ASM357369v1 unplaced-scaffold_84, whole genome shotgun sequence encodes:
- the LOC113345911 gene encoding probable disease resistance protein At1g12290, translating to MAVKSIPRFLPNLNNLWTSVKEKDDLGMEQRQAVMVMKRIKNLERKCTVNIHGSRQSRCTAAKRNLETVYQLVEDWFAQVDTEVARYETLEALVNGQDLDQIKNINRRFGVGKMIKEKTKIIDLLIHQGRNFSSVSPGAGSLHGVDFLPKDPDFESFPSRQSVTDELMKALSNDDITLFRVYGTGVIGKTMLINQICNQVKDDRLYEVVVIVTISQNVELKKIQAKIADVLEFEAIKQIEDRISTYTMWAIPYGQNKGLKVVVTTRILEKFCGSHKFQESFEVKTIKEDESWDLFMKNVGDVPYSAVARDIVKECNGFPIALVVLGRTLQGVITQWIPKDGKLTQ from the exons ATGGCTGTGAAATCGATTCCGAGGTTCCTTCCCAATTTGAATAATCTATGGACCTCT GTGAAGGAAAAAGATGATTTGGGAATGGAACAGAGACAGGCGGTAATGGTTATGAAGAGGATAAAGAATTTGGAGAGAAA GTGTACAGTCAATATCCATGGGAGTAGGCAAAGCAGGTGTACAGCAGCCAAAAGAAATCTTGAAACAGTTTATCAACTTGTAGAGGATTGGTTTGCACAAGTCGATACAGAAGTTGCACGATATGAAACACTAGAGGCGTTAGTGAATGGTCAAGATCTTGATCAAATCAAAAACATTAATCGTCGCTTTGGCGTTGGTAAAatgataaaagaaaaaacaaaaatcattgaTTTACTTATTCACCAAGGAAGGAATTTTTCAAGTGTTTCTCCAGGTGCAGGTTCACTTCATGGTGTAGATTTTCTTCCGAAAGATCCAGATTTTGAGTCATTTCCATCAAGACAGTCTGTTACGGATGAACTCATGAAAGCGCTGAGCAATGACGATATTACGTTGTTTCGGGTATATGGAACGGGTGTAATTGGAAAGACaatgttgattaatcaaatctgTAACCAAGTTAAAGATGATAGACTTTATGAGGTGGTCGTAATAGTAACTATATCTCAGAATGTGGAATTGAAAAAGATACAAGCTAAGATAGCAGATGTGTTAGAGTTTGAAGCGATTAAACAAATCGAGGAT AGGATTTCAACTTACACTATGTGGGCAATACCTTATGGACAAAACAAAGGCTTGAAAGTAGTTGTCACTACAAGAATCCTTGAAAAATTTTGTGGTTCTCATAAATTTCAAGAGAGCTTTGAGGTGAAGACCATAAAAGAGGATGAATCATGGGATTTGTTCATGAAGAACGTTGGTGATGTTCCATATTCTGCCGTGGCTAGAGATATCGTCAAGGAGTGTAATGGTTTTCCAATAGCACTTGTTGTGCTTGGCAGGACATTGCAGGGGGTGATAACTCAATGGATTCCCAAGGATGGGAAGCTTACTCAATAG